Proteins encoded within one genomic window of Akkermansiaceae bacterium:
- a CDS encoding polysaccharide biosynthesis protein, with the protein MSLLSKLIRGASANVIEHGLKMVVMFVTTPLMIRCLGKEDYGTWLLAGAIIAYFRLLDLGVSFAGSRFLGAALGANDREEYQSLVCHLFRFFTRLGIATLALTLLAVWGLPFFIKDGDIVSTVRVLLAGLGVSTALRFFTRIYEVVLKGHVRYDLIGISSILKTVVQAGLIIALLLMGHGLMVLLVAHVLVDVFDQLLLVYFAKRVEKDLRLTGAEKKGSGASELIRYSATAMITNAGNSLRQGMDPMIITHVSGLGSLPPYMVGTRLLGVFSDIINAIFGGGLIAAFSQLYGRGDAEALNQRFLQAIRCSTILAMLGGCGLMLFGPAFILRWVGPGFMVSGNVILILAPVTALSLCQYPVWSLFYSQNKQQWLAVMTLVGGVFNLILSFLLAWRWGWMGVVWATCVEMALAYGFGMPWLVGRIGVPIKRYFREILVPAVKILVAAVFYWVAVRTFILPAYDHLFLLGMGYLAVMALVLWYQVFSGPERIQVRKMIPGLR; encoded by the coding sequence TTGTCACTCCTCAGCAAACTGATCCGGGGCGCATCCGCCAACGTCATCGAGCATGGGCTGAAGATGGTGGTGATGTTTGTCACCACTCCCCTGATGATCCGCTGTCTGGGGAAGGAAGACTACGGGACATGGCTTCTGGCGGGAGCCATCATCGCTTATTTCAGGCTGCTTGACCTCGGGGTTTCCTTCGCTGGATCACGCTTCCTGGGAGCAGCACTGGGTGCGAATGACCGTGAGGAATACCAGTCTTTGGTTTGCCACCTCTTTCGTTTTTTCACGCGCTTGGGGATTGCGACGCTCGCCCTGACCCTGCTGGCTGTATGGGGGCTGCCGTTTTTCATCAAGGACGGGGACATTGTCTCAACCGTCAGGGTTCTGCTGGCGGGGTTGGGGGTGTCCACGGCCCTGCGGTTTTTCACGCGGATCTATGAAGTGGTTCTGAAGGGTCATGTCCGGTATGATCTCATTGGGATTTCCTCCATTCTCAAGACCGTCGTTCAGGCGGGATTGATCATTGCCTTGCTCCTGATGGGCCACGGACTGATGGTTTTGCTGGTCGCCCATGTTCTGGTCGATGTGTTTGATCAGCTTTTGCTGGTGTACTTTGCCAAGCGGGTGGAGAAGGACCTTCGTCTGACAGGGGCGGAAAAGAAGGGGTCGGGAGCATCGGAGTTGATCCGTTACAGCGCGACAGCCATGATCACAAATGCGGGGAACAGTTTGAGGCAGGGAATGGACCCAATGATCATCACGCACGTTTCGGGGTTGGGTTCGCTGCCTCCCTATATGGTTGGCACCCGTTTGCTCGGCGTGTTCAGCGACATCATCAACGCGATTTTCGGAGGAGGTCTCATCGCGGCGTTCAGCCAGCTTTACGGCAGAGGGGATGCGGAGGCGCTGAACCAGCGCTTCCTGCAGGCGATCCGTTGCAGCACCATACTGGCGATGCTGGGGGGATGCGGACTCATGCTTTTCGGGCCGGCGTTCATTCTCCGTTGGGTGGGGCCGGGGTTCATGGTGTCCGGTAATGTCATCCTTATACTGGCACCCGTTACGGCGCTTTCCCTGTGCCAGTATCCGGTGTGGAGTCTGTTCTACAGCCAGAACAAACAACAGTGGCTGGCTGTTATGACATTGGTGGGTGGCGTTTTCAATCTGATCCTCAGTTTCCTGCTGGCATGGCGGTGGGGCTGGATGGGGGTGGTATGGGCCACATGTGTGGAAATGGCGCTTGCCTATGGCTTCGGGATGCCTTGGCTGGTTGGGAGGATCGGGGTGCCGATCAAGCGTTACTTTCGCGAGATCCTCGTACCTGCGGTGAAGATTCTGGTTGCAGCCGTTTTTTATTGGGTGGCGGTTCGGACATTCATCCTTCCGGCCTACGACCATTTGTTCCTGTTGGGTATGGGGTACCTTGCCGTCATGGCGCTTGTGCTCTGGTATCAGGTGTTCAGCGGTCCGGAGAGAATCCAAGTGAGGAAGATGATCCCGGGGCTCAGATGA
- a CDS encoding SprT-like domain-containing protein, whose protein sequence is MGKAKPQLEFRWASLFGFRPAVAEVRPKSGAEDKGLTAWCVEASKSLALHELARKVSVSWNSRMQTTAGRAWWPHRSIELNPKLKECEPEELWRTLKHELAHLVAYERSGRRRIEPHGREWQEACADLGIPNEQPFHTLPFKRRRMKRNHSYICPNCFTTIHRVKPISRAVACYDCCRKFSRGHYHDRFRLIEKKA, encoded by the coding sequence ATGGGAAAGGCGAAACCGCAACTCGAATTCCGATGGGCTTCCCTGTTCGGATTCCGTCCTGCGGTGGCCGAGGTGCGGCCGAAAAGCGGTGCCGAGGACAAGGGCCTCACCGCGTGGTGCGTGGAGGCTTCCAAGTCGCTCGCTCTCCATGAACTGGCCCGCAAGGTCAGCGTTTCATGGAACAGCCGCATGCAGACGACGGCTGGCCGTGCCTGGTGGCCGCACCGGTCCATCGAGCTGAATCCGAAGCTGAAGGAATGCGAGCCGGAGGAACTCTGGCGCACGCTGAAGCATGAGCTGGCGCATCTGGTGGCCTACGAGAGGAGCGGGCGGCGGCGGATCGAACCTCATGGCAGGGAGTGGCAGGAGGCATGTGCCGACCTGGGCATTCCGAACGAGCAGCCGTTCCACACCCTGCCATTCAAGCGGCGGCGGATGAAGCGCAACCATTCCTATATCTGCCCGAACTGCTTCACCACCATCCACCGGGTGAAACCGATCAGCAGGGCGGTGGCCTGCTACGATTGCTGCCGGAAATTCAGCCGCGGCCACTATCACGACCGCTTCCGCCTGATCGAGAAGAAGGCGTGA
- a CDS encoding polysaccharide biosynthesis/export family protein, protein MTRKFFLLLQPAVMAAILLGGIGCSNGPSSTGDVPAAAIPKSTEPGNRGAIGIGDDLELFVKEDPVFNGTYRVRERGDIIIPDIGRIPVAGLDVPSAERRVESYIEKGQIKDATVILDRTSNQDKTSSVPGARRMLVYMTGVVAKPGQHMLSIPEGRSLGVYEAILISGGLGRFADEQKVYVTRMDAKGMRHRIPVNIKLIRQGSIPDPAIGYGDVVVVSEKVFGF, encoded by the coding sequence GTGACGAGAAAGTTTTTCCTGTTGTTGCAGCCTGCGGTGATGGCCGCGATCCTGCTAGGCGGAATCGGTTGCTCCAACGGGCCATCCTCCACGGGGGATGTGCCTGCAGCCGCAATACCGAAAAGCACGGAGCCTGGCAATCGTGGTGCCATCGGCATCGGTGATGATCTTGAATTGTTTGTGAAAGAGGATCCTGTTTTCAACGGCACCTACCGTGTCCGTGAACGCGGGGACATCATTATTCCGGACATCGGTCGGATTCCTGTCGCCGGTCTTGATGTCCCATCCGCGGAACGCCGGGTGGAAAGCTACATCGAAAAGGGGCAGATCAAGGATGCGACGGTGATTCTGGACAGGACCAGCAATCAGGATAAGACATCTTCCGTGCCAGGCGCCCGGCGGATGCTTGTCTATATGACTGGGGTGGTCGCCAAACCGGGCCAGCACATGCTGAGTATTCCTGAAGGCAGATCCCTCGGCGTTTATGAAGCCATTCTCATTTCCGGTGGACTGGGCCGTTTCGCGGATGAACAGAAGGTCTATGTGACCCGCATGGATGCCAAAGGCATGAGGCATCGGATTCCAGTGAACATCAAATTGATCCGTCAGGGGAGTATTCCGGATCCGGCCATCGGCTACGGTGATGTGGTGGTGGTTTCTGAAAAGGTCTTCGGATTCTGA
- a CDS encoding efflux RND transporter periplasmic adaptor subunit, whose translation MQHYVLIPLSLSWLFLLPGCGKKGPEGPPQMPPAEVTFVPAASENVSIVREYPGRIDAVRVSEIRARVPGILLEKTFQEGADVKTGDVLFKIDPLPLEAAKASAEATLARAEATVKQTEATAVRFRELAASRSVSQQDIDNAEASLQVAQADVLAAKAALKTADLNLGYSTVTAPINGRIGRAEVTEGQLVGQGTATRLALIQQMDPVYFDFTQSTAELISLKRAMASGTLGEASPEQSAVTLILDDGSEYDKKGKILFSEVTVDETTGMVTLRAEFPNPDRLLLPGMFARAHFVQGVKPNAVTVPQRAVTRMQGGKGSVLIVDDKDHAQLRMIDTAEAIGDKWVVTSGLKPGERVIMEGHLKARPEAPVKPEPFTEKKPEATPSAADKS comes from the coding sequence ATGCAACACTACGTCCTGATCCCCTTGTCGCTGAGCTGGCTGTTCCTTCTTCCGGGGTGCGGAAAGAAGGGGCCCGAGGGCCCACCGCAGATGCCACCGGCGGAAGTCACCTTCGTGCCCGCCGCGAGTGAAAACGTGAGCATCGTCCGCGAATATCCCGGCCGGATCGATGCGGTCCGGGTTTCCGAGATCCGCGCCCGCGTCCCGGGCATCCTGCTGGAGAAGACCTTCCAGGAAGGTGCGGATGTGAAAACAGGAGATGTCCTGTTCAAGATCGATCCCCTTCCGCTGGAAGCCGCCAAGGCGAGCGCCGAGGCGACACTGGCCCGGGCGGAGGCAACGGTGAAGCAAACCGAGGCGACCGCGGTCCGCTTCCGGGAACTGGCGGCATCCAGATCCGTCAGCCAGCAGGACATCGACAATGCGGAGGCTTCCCTCCAGGTGGCGCAGGCGGATGTGCTGGCGGCGAAGGCGGCGCTGAAAACCGCGGACCTCAATCTGGGCTACTCCACGGTGACCGCGCCGATCAACGGCCGCATCGGCCGGGCGGAGGTGACGGAGGGACAACTCGTCGGCCAGGGAACCGCGACGCGGTTGGCGCTGATCCAGCAGATGGACCCGGTTTATTTCGATTTCACCCAGTCAACGGCGGAGCTGATCTCCCTGAAGCGGGCGATGGCATCCGGAACCCTGGGGGAGGCCTCTCCGGAGCAGTCTGCGGTCACGCTGATCCTGGACGATGGCTCCGAATACGACAAGAAGGGCAAGATCCTCTTCTCCGAGGTCACGGTGGATGAGACGACCGGGATGGTCACCCTGCGGGCTGAGTTCCCCAATCCGGACAGGCTGCTGTTGCCAGGCATGTTCGCCCGGGCGCACTTCGTGCAGGGCGTGAAGCCGAATGCCGTCACGGTGCCGCAGCGTGCGGTGACCCGGATGCAGGGCGGCAAGGGCAGCGTCCTCATCGTTGACGACAAAGACCACGCGCAGCTCCGGATGATCGATACGGCGGAAGCCATCGGCGACAAGTGGGTGGTGACCAGCGGGCTCAAGCCCGGAGAACGGGTCATCATGGAGGGCCACCTGAAGGCCCGCCCGGAGGCACCGGTGAAGCCGGAGCCGTTCACGGAGAAAAAGCCGGAGGCGACCCCGTCCGCCGCAGACAAAAGCTAA
- a CDS encoding RNA-binding protein: MESDLLHTEKILADRKVFFLDLKQNSRGMVVKITEDVSGNRDTIMVPAEILGDFIAALTDIKATADDHE, translated from the coding sequence GTGGAAAGCGATTTATTGCATACGGAAAAAATTCTGGCCGATCGGAAAGTCTTCTTTCTCGATCTGAAACAGAACTCGCGGGGCATGGTCGTGAAGATCACCGAAGACGTGAGCGGGAACCGTGATACCATCATGGTGCCTGCCGAGATTCTCGGGGACTTCATCGCAGCTTTGACTGACATCAAAGCGACGGCCGACGACCACGAGTAA
- a CDS encoding efflux RND transporter permease subunit has translation MAHFFIDRPVFAWVVSILISLLGIISITQLPVAQYPAVAPPSISITANYAGASAETLSDTVTSVIEQQLNGIDNLMYMTSASDANGVATITLYFKPGTNPDTAQVQVQNKVQLATPSLPQTVQQQGVVVAKATRNFMMFIALTTDDGSMDAIALGNYLASSVLDPLRRVQGVGEVIQFGTQYAMRIWLDPDKLNSYKLTPGDVNAAVAAQNTQVPVGQLGQLPAVEGQQLNVILQGRATLREVNEFENIVLRVNTDGSRVYLKDVARVEMGGQDYTIKANIDGKPTGAGAIKLSPTANALDTADAVRAEIERLSEFFPPGVKVVFPLDTSTFVKISVKEVLKTLVEAIILVFLVMYLFLQNFRATLIPTLVVPVALLGTCALMSAFGFSINVLTMFGMVLAIGILVDDAIVVVENVERIMSEEGLPAKEATRKAMNQITGALIGITLVLTAVFLPMAFFGGSVGAIYKQFTMSMVSCMVFSIFLALTLTPALCATLLKQVEAGHHHEKKGFFGWFNRSFDRTTNVYQKSVGGLLKHTILGLLAFGLVIFGVVHFYKKMPSSFLPEEDQGYFLTLFTLPVGATDARTQEVLKQAEEYLAKQPEVEHYFTVAGFSFAGRAQNSGLAFIRLKPWEERPGKDHRAQAVIQRALVGFGGIKDAIVYPLNPPAIPELGTSSGFDFWLQDLGGVGHEKLIEAQGQLMGMASQNTKLMQVRPQGLADVAQMKIELDQDKASALGVSLADINTTMQTAFGSAYVNNFVNGPRVQRVIVMLDAKFRMTQEDIGKVFVRNKNGGMVPLSSVTKVEWSYGSPQLQRYNGVPAINIVGQAAPGLSSGEAMNQMEEMAKKLPPGLGYEWSGQSLEEKVSGNQAPILYAVSILVVFLCLAALYESWSIPAAVMMVVPLGIIGALGAATLRGLENDVYFKVGLLTTVGLSTKNAILIIEFALDLMKEGKGLIDATLEAVKLRLRPILMTSMAFVLGVVPLVISSGAGSASQNAIGTGVAGGMISGTVLAVFLVPVFFVVVMKIVMKVTGNTPGMSVAHAIHGEDGPSA, from the coding sequence ATGGCCCATTTCTTCATCGACCGCCCCGTTTTCGCGTGGGTCGTGTCCATCCTCATCTCGCTGCTCGGGATCATTTCGATCACGCAGCTTCCTGTCGCCCAGTATCCTGCGGTCGCGCCGCCTTCCATCTCCATCACGGCGAACTACGCCGGTGCGTCCGCGGAAACGCTGAGCGACACGGTGACCTCGGTCATCGAGCAGCAGCTCAACGGCATCGACAACCTGATGTACATGACGTCCGCCAGCGACGCGAACGGCGTGGCGACCATCACGTTGTATTTCAAGCCGGGGACAAATCCGGACACGGCGCAGGTGCAGGTGCAGAACAAGGTGCAGCTCGCCACGCCGAGCCTGCCGCAGACCGTGCAGCAGCAGGGTGTGGTGGTGGCCAAGGCGACGCGGAACTTCATGATGTTCATCGCCCTGACCACGGACGACGGCAGCATGGATGCCATCGCCCTGGGCAACTACCTGGCCTCCAGCGTGCTCGACCCGCTCCGCCGGGTGCAGGGCGTGGGTGAGGTCATCCAGTTCGGCACGCAGTATGCGATGCGGATCTGGCTCGATCCGGACAAGCTCAACAGCTACAAGCTGACTCCCGGCGACGTGAACGCCGCCGTGGCCGCACAGAACACGCAGGTGCCGGTCGGCCAGCTCGGCCAGCTTCCCGCGGTGGAGGGCCAGCAGCTCAACGTCATCCTCCAGGGGCGGGCCACGCTGCGGGAGGTGAATGAGTTCGAGAACATCGTCCTGCGGGTGAACACGGACGGATCCCGCGTCTATCTGAAGGATGTCGCCCGGGTGGAAATGGGCGGCCAGGACTACACCATCAAGGCGAACATCGACGGCAAGCCGACCGGTGCCGGTGCCATCAAGCTTTCCCCGACCGCCAACGCGCTCGATACCGCGGATGCGGTCCGTGCCGAGATCGAGCGTCTTTCGGAGTTCTTCCCGCCGGGTGTGAAGGTGGTGTTCCCGCTGGATACCTCCACCTTCGTGAAGATCTCCGTGAAGGAGGTTCTCAAGACCCTTGTCGAGGCGATCATCCTAGTGTTCCTGGTGATGTATCTGTTCCTGCAGAACTTCCGCGCCACCCTCATCCCGACACTGGTCGTGCCGGTCGCCCTGCTGGGCACCTGTGCGCTGATGTCGGCGTTCGGCTTCTCCATCAACGTGCTCACCATGTTCGGCATGGTGCTCGCCATCGGTATCCTCGTGGATGACGCGATCGTGGTGGTGGAGAACGTGGAGCGGATCATGTCCGAGGAAGGCCTGCCTGCGAAGGAAGCCACCCGGAAGGCGATGAACCAGATCACCGGCGCGCTGATCGGCATCACCCTGGTGCTGACCGCGGTGTTCCTGCCAATGGCGTTCTTCGGCGGTTCGGTGGGTGCGATCTACAAGCAGTTCACGATGTCGATGGTGTCCTGTATGGTGTTCTCGATCTTCCTCGCCCTGACCCTGACTCCCGCGCTTTGCGCCACCCTGCTGAAGCAAGTGGAGGCGGGTCACCACCATGAGAAGAAAGGCTTCTTCGGTTGGTTCAACCGTTCGTTCGACCGGACGACCAATGTTTACCAGAAATCCGTGGGCGGACTTTTGAAGCACACCATCCTCGGCCTCCTGGCGTTCGGTCTGGTGATCTTCGGCGTGGTGCATTTCTACAAGAAGATGCCGTCCTCCTTCCTTCCGGAAGAAGACCAGGGGTATTTCCTCACGCTCTTCACCCTGCCGGTGGGTGCCACGGACGCCCGGACCCAGGAGGTGCTGAAGCAGGCCGAAGAATACCTCGCGAAACAGCCCGAGGTGGAACACTACTTCACGGTGGCGGGCTTCAGCTTCGCCGGCCGTGCGCAGAACTCCGGCCTCGCGTTCATCCGCCTGAAGCCATGGGAGGAACGCCCGGGCAAGGATCACCGGGCACAGGCGGTCATCCAGCGGGCTCTTGTCGGCTTCGGCGGCATCAAGGATGCCATCGTGTATCCGCTCAACCCGCCGGCGATTCCCGAGCTGGGAACCTCCTCTGGCTTCGACTTCTGGCTGCAGGACCTCGGCGGGGTCGGGCATGAGAAGCTCATCGAGGCCCAGGGCCAGTTGATGGGGATGGCGTCGCAGAACACCAAGCTCATGCAAGTCCGGCCACAGGGTCTGGCTGACGTGGCGCAGATGAAGATCGAGCTGGATCAGGACAAGGCCAGCGCGCTCGGTGTGTCGCTGGCGGATATCAATACGACGATGCAGACGGCGTTCGGCTCCGCCTACGTGAACAACTTCGTCAATGGTCCGCGCGTCCAGCGGGTGATCGTCATGCTGGATGCGAAGTTCCGGATGACCCAGGAAGATATCGGCAAGGTGTTCGTGCGGAACAAGAACGGCGGCATGGTCCCGCTTTCGTCCGTGACGAAGGTCGAGTGGTCCTATGGCTCCCCGCAGCTACAACGCTACAATGGCGTCCCGGCAATCAATATCGTGGGACAAGCGGCTCCCGGCCTGAGTTCCGGTGAAGCGATGAACCAGATGGAGGAGATGGCGAAGAAACTCCCGCCCGGCCTGGGCTACGAATGGTCCGGCCAGTCGCTGGAGGAAAAGGTTTCCGGAAACCAGGCTCCCATCCTGTATGCAGTGTCCATCCTCGTGGTGTTCCTCTGTCTCGCGGCTCTCTACGAAAGCTGGTCCATTCCGGCGGCGGTCATGATGGTGGTGCCGCTCGGCATCATCGGTGCACTTGGTGCGGCCACCCTCCGCGGACTTGAGAACGACGTGTATTTCAAGGTGGGCCTGCTCACGACCGTGGGCCTTTCCACCAAGAACGCGATCCTAATCATCGAGTTCGCCCTCGACCTGATGAAGGAGGGCAAGGGCCTCATCGACGCGACCCTGGAAGCGGTGAAACTCCGTCTGCGCCCCATCCTCATGACGTCGATGGCGTTTGTGCTGGGCGTGGTGCCGCTGGTCATCAGCTCCGGTGCGGGTTCCGCCAGCCAGAACGCGATCGGCACGGGTGTCGCCGGGGGCATGATCTCCGGCACGGTGCTGGCGGTGTTCCTGGTGCCCGTGTTCTTCGTCGTGGTCATGAAGATCGTGATGAAGGTCACCGGCAATACTCCGGGAATGAGCGTGGCGCATGCGATCCATGGGGAGGATGGGCCGTCGGCTTGA
- a CDS encoding LysR family transcriptional regulator: MRYFVAVAEELNFRKAAENLSITRPALSKQIKDLENEIGVKLLDRDTVSVSLTKAGEVFQSDARTLLDLADRAIERATEAQAGRIGKLRIGSVGVIATDFLPATLQLFNKRYPGVEVSFVEMHPEEQLDALESGTIDVGFAYGTDPLGQAEMDLLCVIKSHFGIAVSKHHPWATRERIDLAETKPETMLCLGNGSRSHREEVHRFITEEGQPPPRIRSIEGFDSFLTMIAADQGISMLPVVLDLTTQGIVILPFISKNIFEFKMWAVWKKDSPSEMVTHFIKLLEERI, encoded by the coding sequence TTGAGATATTTTGTAGCAGTCGCCGAGGAGCTGAATTTCCGCAAGGCGGCCGAAAATCTCAGCATCACCCGTCCCGCCCTCAGCAAGCAGATCAAGGATCTCGAGAATGAGATCGGTGTCAAATTGCTGGACCGGGACACCGTCAGCGTTTCCCTCACCAAAGCCGGTGAGGTTTTCCAAAGCGATGCCCGCACCCTGCTGGATTTGGCGGACAGGGCCATCGAACGCGCGACGGAAGCGCAGGCAGGCCGGATCGGGAAGCTCCGGATCGGCAGCGTGGGTGTCATCGCCACGGACTTTCTCCCGGCGACACTGCAACTTTTCAACAAACGCTACCCCGGCGTGGAGGTTTCCTTCGTCGAAATGCACCCGGAGGAACAGTTGGACGCGCTGGAAAGCGGGACCATCGATGTAGGCTTTGCCTACGGCACCGACCCACTGGGCCAGGCGGAGATGGATTTGCTCTGTGTGATCAAATCCCACTTCGGGATCGCAGTGTCGAAGCACCATCCATGGGCCACCCGCGAGAGGATCGATCTGGCCGAAACCAAACCGGAAACGATGCTGTGCCTGGGCAACGGATCACGCTCCCATCGGGAGGAGGTCCACCGCTTCATCACGGAGGAAGGCCAGCCGCCGCCCCGCATCCGCTCCATCGAGGGCTTCGACTCGTTCCTGACCATGATCGCCGCGGACCAAGGCATCTCCATGCTTCCCGTGGTGCTGGATCTCACCACCCAAGGAATCGTGATCCTCCCTTTCATCTCGAAAAACATCTTCGAGTTCAAGATGTGGGCGGTCTGGAAAAAGGACTCCCCCTCTGAAATGGTCACCCATTTCATCAAGCTGCTGGAGGAACGGATCTGA
- a CDS encoding DUF2868 domain-containing protein — protein sequence MPRWTLENLVDFEQALDAGFKVSPAVKSEVRAAAHGLDGTAARRAGLRAWLEAAREPVPAGRRYLIAETLLRALVIAMGWALGANVVRFLVDEKIGGMNVVHYLALGLGSQWLVLAVAVAAWLFRRRSASGFTGVQAAMGGFLRKVTKDHEGKLWARIMDGGPFPKAALLWRLASFAQMFGVWFNIGIISMLGAFVLTKNIGFHWETTTEETMRESLAATVRFLSLPWAAVFPEAVPDAATIDATRLLPAGSGTLPPGPASWWLFLLMATVVWGLLPRFFLWMAAGFASRRALASIDFQARHHRALWRELTGVDRAENDEKPLDGVLVLDVGGSGFLPDVLRPFLLQKLRVHPASWHTTAVLDPGAEGEAAAALAQAPAGVVLLAEGWALSPARMSALHSQIRRVAGNTVPVKFLVANETGGSPVQVAAEEMAQWERFVDSLRDPHAEVYFYA from the coding sequence ATGCCGCGCTGGACTTTGGAAAATTTGGTGGATTTCGAGCAGGCGCTCGATGCGGGTTTCAAGGTATCGCCAGCGGTGAAATCGGAGGTCAGGGCCGCGGCGCACGGGCTTGATGGCACCGCCGCGCGGCGTGCGGGCCTGCGCGCCTGGCTGGAAGCGGCGAGGGAGCCGGTCCCGGCGGGCCGCCGCTATCTGATCGCGGAGACGCTATTGCGGGCGCTGGTCATTGCCATGGGCTGGGCGCTCGGCGCGAATGTGGTGCGCTTTCTGGTCGATGAGAAAATCGGCGGGATGAATGTCGTCCACTACCTGGCGCTGGGGCTGGGGAGCCAGTGGTTGGTCCTCGCGGTTGCGGTGGCGGCATGGCTTTTCCGACGCCGGTCGGCCAGCGGTTTCACCGGTGTCCAGGCGGCGATGGGGGGCTTCCTGCGGAAAGTGACGAAGGATCATGAGGGAAAGCTGTGGGCCCGCATCATGGATGGAGGGCCATTTCCGAAGGCGGCCCTGCTCTGGCGGCTCGCTTCGTTCGCGCAGATGTTCGGAGTCTGGTTCAACATCGGGATCATCAGCATGCTCGGCGCATTCGTGCTGACGAAGAACATCGGCTTCCATTGGGAAACGACGACCGAGGAGACCATGCGGGAGTCGCTGGCGGCCACCGTGCGTTTCCTTTCCCTGCCATGGGCGGCGGTTTTCCCGGAAGCGGTGCCGGACGCCGCGACGATTGATGCGACGCGGTTGTTGCCCGCGGGTTCCGGAACCTTGCCGCCAGGGCCTGCGTCATGGTGGCTGTTCCTGCTGATGGCGACGGTCGTCTGGGGATTGCTGCCGCGTTTCTTTCTCTGGATGGCGGCGGGATTCGCCAGCCGCCGGGCACTGGCATCCATCGACTTCCAGGCCAGGCACCACCGGGCGCTGTGGAGGGAACTCACCGGAGTGGACCGCGCGGAGAATGATGAAAAGCCACTGGATGGCGTGCTGGTCCTGGATGTGGGAGGCAGTGGCTTCCTGCCGGATGTCCTGAGGCCTTTCCTGCTCCAGAAACTGAGGGTGCACCCGGCGTCCTGGCACACCACCGCGGTGCTGGATCCGGGAGCGGAAGGTGAAGCCGCCGCCGCGCTGGCGCAGGCACCCGCCGGGGTGGTCCTGCTGGCGGAGGGATGGGCGCTTTCCCCGGCGAGGATGAGCGCGCTGCACTCACAGATCCGGCGGGTTGCGGGAAACACGGTGCCGGTGAAATTCCTCGTCGCCAATGAGACGGGCGGATCTCCGGTGCAGGTGGCCGCGGAGGAGATGGCGCAGTGGGAACGATTCGTGGATTCCCTCCGCGATCCGCACGCGGAGGTCTATTTCTACGCCTGA
- a CDS encoding aldo/keto reductase translates to MNMSRRDSLRILAAGAAMGAGARAAEEKSGDLIRRKIPSSEEMLPAIGLGTWQTFDVPPDQHAPLAEVLKEFAALGGKLIDSSPMYGASEETAGDLMERLSLRKSLFVATKVWTSGKEAGIRQMEASMKKLEAPVIDLMQVHNLVDVKTHLNTLNAWKHEGIIRYLGVTHYHEGSHDAVMKVMESDSLDFLQINYSLAEREAEEKLLPMAKDRGVAVIVNRPFAGGNLFARLREKPLPDFAAEIGCTSWAQLMLKFIISHPAITCAIPATSKVKHLRDNMGACRGPLPDEAMRKRIIAAAGV, encoded by the coding sequence ATGAACATGAGCCGGCGTGACAGTCTGAGGATCCTGGCGGCGGGAGCCGCGATGGGTGCGGGTGCCCGTGCGGCGGAGGAAAAGTCCGGGGATCTGATCCGGCGGAAAATTCCCTCCTCCGAGGAGATGCTCCCGGCGATCGGCCTGGGCACGTGGCAGACATTCGACGTGCCGCCGGACCAGCACGCGCCGCTGGCGGAGGTGCTGAAGGAATTCGCCGCGCTGGGCGGAAAACTGATCGACTCCTCACCCATGTATGGGGCGTCGGAAGAAACCGCCGGCGATCTGATGGAGCGGCTTTCGCTGCGGAAATCCCTTTTCGTGGCGACCAAGGTGTGGACGTCCGGCAAGGAGGCGGGCATCCGGCAGATGGAGGCCTCCATGAAGAAGTTGGAAGCACCGGTCATCGATCTGATGCAAGTGCACAACCTGGTGGATGTGAAGACCCACCTGAACACCCTGAATGCGTGGAAGCATGAAGGGATCATCCGTTACCTGGGCGTCACCCACTATCATGAGGGCAGCCATGACGCCGTGATGAAGGTGATGGAGTCGGACTCGCTCGACTTCCTCCAGATCAACTACTCCCTCGCGGAGCGGGAGGCGGAGGAAAAGCTGTTGCCGATGGCAAAGGACCGCGGCGTGGCGGTGATCGTGAACCGTCCGTTCGCCGGGGGAAATCTGTTCGCCCGCCTGCGGGAAAAGCCGCTGCCGGACTTCGCGGCGGAGATCGGCTGCACGAGCTGGGCGCAGCTCATGTTGAAATTCATCATCTCCCACCCGGCGATCACCTGCGCCATTCCCGCGACGTCAAAGGTGAAGCACCTGCGGGACAACATGGGCGCCTGCCGCGGTCCCCTTCCGGACGAGGCGATGAGGAAACGCATCATCGCAGCCGCCGGGGTCTGA